One Agrobacterium vaccinii DNA window includes the following coding sequences:
- a CDS encoding AzlC family ABC transporter permease gives MIHATFQSGIRLGLPVALAVFPFGALFGAVAIDNGLTIYEATLMSGVIYAGASQLVGIELFNQNLPAWLVVLSIFAVNFRHILYSAAMVRIVPEWSFAKKAFGFFFLVDPQFAESVRLKETNGSVNFACYMGYAVIVYVLWMVSTVLGASLGNLIGDPKAAGLDVLLPIYFMGMVLGFRKRASFYPVMLASAVGAIAAYHFVGSPWHVSIGAATGILLAVILPPAKTDDSVTKVEAV, from the coding sequence ATGATCCATGCAACATTTCAGTCCGGCATCCGCCTCGGATTGCCCGTCGCCCTCGCCGTTTTTCCCTTCGGCGCGCTGTTCGGTGCCGTCGCTATCGATAATGGCCTCACCATTTACGAGGCAACGCTAATGAGCGGCGTGATCTATGCGGGCGCAAGCCAGCTGGTCGGCATAGAGCTGTTCAATCAGAACCTGCCGGCATGGCTGGTGGTGCTGTCCATCTTCGCCGTCAATTTCCGGCATATTCTCTACTCGGCAGCCATGGTGCGCATCGTGCCGGAATGGTCCTTCGCCAAGAAAGCCTTTGGCTTCTTTTTCCTGGTCGATCCGCAATTTGCCGAATCCGTGCGGCTGAAGGAGACCAATGGAAGCGTCAACTTCGCCTGTTATATGGGATACGCCGTCATCGTCTACGTGCTGTGGATGGTATCGACGGTGCTCGGCGCCTCACTCGGCAACCTCATCGGCGATCCCAAGGCCGCTGGGCTGGATGTGCTTCTGCCCATCTATTTCATGGGCATGGTTCTTGGCTTTCGCAAGCGCGCCAGCTTCTATCCCGTCATGCTGGCCAGCGCCGTGGGCGCCATCGCCGCCTATCATTTCGTCGGTTCGCCCTGGCATGTCAGCATCGGCGCGGCGACAGGCATTCTGCTCGCCGTCATTCTTCCGCCTGCAAAAACCGATGACAGCGTGACCAAAGTGGAGGCCGTGTGA
- a CDS encoding AzlD family protein, with translation MGAMFDLQTLIIIFAGAVATYFTRVGGYVLMTRMKTIPPRVEAGLNAVPVAVLTTLVAPAFFEGGYEVKLGMIFALIVGLRFPGLIMLVSGWALVVAMRYFSIA, from the coding sequence ATGGGCGCGATGTTCGACTTGCAGACGCTGATCATCATCTTTGCGGGTGCTGTGGCGACCTATTTTACTCGCGTCGGCGGCTATGTGCTGATGACGCGCATGAAGACCATCCCTCCCCGTGTAGAGGCCGGTCTCAACGCCGTTCCCGTAGCGGTGCTGACGACGCTGGTCGCACCCGCCTTTTTCGAAGGCGGATACGAGGTCAAGCTTGGCATGATCTTCGCGCTCATCGTCGGATTGCGCTTTCCCGGCCTGATCATGCTGGTATCAGGCTGGGCGCTTGTCGTGGCGATGCGCTATTTTTCTATCGCTTGA
- a CDS encoding aminopeptidase P family protein, whose amino-acid sequence MFQSFENKSTPQFGKTRVEALRATFDTLDIDGFLVPRADEYQGEYVPESAERLAWLTGFTGSAGVVLVTRTQAIVFVDGRYTTQLASQVDPAVFTGGDLVGAPPAKWLADHAPDGFRLGIDPWLHTGAEVTRFETALSEKGGSVVLLESNPLDPLWEGRPAEPLEPVILQPDNVTGIPATAKIATIGEIVSARKAQAVLVTDPSSIAWIFNIRGNDVPHTPHPLARAIIYADGKADLFVDERKVGDEVGAYLAPLATLLAPTEIAARLHAIASAAGRILADTDVTPVALTLSITEAGGAVVTAPDPVKLPRACKNEAEIAGSAAAHVQDGAAMVEFLAWLDGQQPGSLTEIKAVEALEAARARVGQTMQNPLKDISFDTISGAGENAAIMHYRVTTQSDRRINDGEMFLIDSGAQYINGTTDITRTVAIGNVPEEQKRFFTLVLKGFIAISLARFPKGTRGCDLDPLARIALWKAGADFAHGTGHGVGSYLSVHEGPQRISRVSQQELLPGMILSNEPGYYRPGAFGIRIENLVHVREAEPVEGGDLPMLSFETLTWCPVDRRLIVVSLLTEEELAWLNSYHAQVREKLMPLISDADVQQWLVAATAEIKR is encoded by the coding sequence ATGTTTCAGTCCTTCGAAAACAAATCCACCCCGCAGTTTGGCAAGACCCGCGTCGAGGCGCTGCGTGCAACATTCGATACACTCGACATCGATGGCTTTCTGGTGCCGCGCGCCGATGAATATCAGGGCGAATATGTTCCCGAATCGGCTGAGCGACTGGCTTGGCTGACGGGCTTCACAGGTTCTGCCGGGGTTGTGCTGGTCACACGCACTCAGGCTATCGTCTTCGTGGATGGCCGCTATACCACCCAGCTTGCCTCGCAGGTCGACCCGGCCGTGTTTACCGGTGGCGATCTGGTGGGGGCGCCGCCTGCCAAGTGGCTGGCGGATCATGCGCCTGATGGCTTCCGCCTCGGCATCGACCCCTGGCTGCACACCGGCGCGGAAGTGACGCGTTTCGAGACGGCTTTGTCCGAAAAGGGCGGTTCGGTCGTTCTGTTGGAGAGCAATCCGCTTGATCCCCTGTGGGAAGGCCGCCCGGCAGAACCGCTCGAGCCTGTCATTCTCCAGCCTGACAATGTGACCGGCATTCCGGCCACGGCAAAAATTGCGACGATTGGCGAGATCGTGTCGGCGCGCAAGGCGCAGGCCGTTCTGGTGACTGATCCATCGTCGATCGCCTGGATTTTCAACATTCGTGGCAATGACGTGCCGCACACACCGCATCCACTGGCGCGCGCCATCATCTACGCCGACGGCAAGGCCGATCTGTTTGTGGACGAACGCAAGGTGGGCGATGAAGTGGGTGCCTATCTCGCGCCCCTCGCCACGCTGTTGGCGCCCACTGAAATTGCCGCGCGTCTGCACGCCATCGCCAGCGCTGCCGGGCGCATTCTGGCCGATACAGATGTCACACCGGTTGCGCTGACATTGTCCATTACCGAGGCTGGCGGCGCGGTGGTGACCGCACCGGACCCGGTCAAGCTGCCGCGAGCCTGCAAGAACGAAGCCGAGATTGCCGGTTCTGCCGCAGCCCACGTGCAGGACGGTGCCGCCATGGTGGAGTTTCTGGCGTGGCTGGATGGCCAGCAGCCGGGTTCGCTCACCGAAATCAAGGCCGTGGAGGCGCTGGAAGCTGCACGCGCGCGGGTTGGCCAGACCATGCAGAACCCGCTTAAGGACATCTCGTTCGATACGATTTCCGGTGCGGGTGAAAACGCGGCGATCATGCACTATCGCGTAACGACGCAGAGCGACCGCCGCATCAATGACGGCGAAATGTTCCTGATCGATTCAGGTGCGCAATACATCAACGGCACGACGGATATCACCCGCACCGTGGCCATCGGCAATGTGCCCGAGGAGCAGAAGCGGTTCTTCACGCTGGTGCTCAAGGGCTTCATTGCCATCAGTCTTGCGCGTTTCCCTAAGGGTACACGCGGGTGCGATCTCGATCCTCTGGCGCGCATTGCGCTGTGGAAAGCTGGAGCGGACTTTGCCCATGGCACGGGCCACGGCGTCGGCTCCTATCTTTCGGTGCATGAGGGGCCGCAGCGTATCTCGCGCGTGTCGCAGCAGGAGCTGCTGCCGGGCATGATCCTGTCGAACGAGCCGGGATATTACCGGCCCGGCGCATTCGGCATCCGAATCGAAAACCTCGTTCACGTTCGCGAGGCAGAGCCTGTCGAAGGCGGTGACCTGCCGATGCTTTCATTCGAGACGCTGACCTGGTGCCCGGTGGACCGACGCCTGATCGTCGTTTCGCTGCTGACGGAAGAGGAGTTGGCGTGGCTGAACAGCTATCACGCGCAGGTTCGCGAAAAGCTGATGCCGCTGATATCAGATGCCGATGTTCAGCAGTGGCTGGTTGCCGCTACCGCCGAAATCAAGCGATAG
- a CDS encoding 50S ribosomal protein L11 methyltransferase, translating to MSEIRLFVTTTEVQAGEVLDLLSEVFGEEDVAIATTEVDEKRDIWEASVYLLMADEEETRERVEDALNVPFPDLKLEREVIPDVDWIAKSLEGLKPVRAGRFIVHGSHDRDKVRINDIAIEIEAGQAFGTGHHGTTAGCLEMIEQVLRARTIRNALDLGTGSGVLAIAVAKMRPVPVLATDIDPVAIKVAKENARLNGIVSGMALETAPGFHSDSFRKHGPFDLIIANILARPLIKMAPQLVTHLAPGGTVILSGILASQRWKVLSAYNGMHLSHVRTIWRNGWVTIHLRRD from the coding sequence GTGAGCGAAATTCGTCTTTTTGTGACCACCACTGAAGTTCAGGCTGGCGAAGTGCTGGACCTGCTGTCTGAGGTCTTCGGCGAAGAGGATGTGGCGATTGCCACGACCGAGGTGGATGAGAAGCGCGATATCTGGGAGGCCTCGGTCTATCTGCTGATGGCCGATGAGGAAGAGACCCGCGAACGCGTCGAAGATGCGCTGAACGTCCCGTTCCCTGATCTCAAGCTCGAACGCGAAGTCATTCCCGATGTCGACTGGATTGCCAAGTCGCTGGAAGGTTTGAAGCCCGTGCGGGCAGGGCGGTTCATCGTCCACGGCTCGCATGACCGGGACAAGGTTCGGATCAACGACATCGCCATCGAAATCGAGGCCGGTCAGGCCTTCGGTACCGGTCACCATGGCACCACTGCTGGCTGCCTGGAAATGATCGAGCAGGTGCTGCGCGCGCGGACTATTCGCAACGCACTGGACCTTGGAACCGGCAGTGGTGTTCTCGCCATCGCGGTTGCCAAGATGCGCCCGGTGCCGGTTCTGGCAACAGATATCGATCCCGTCGCCATCAAGGTCGCGAAGGAAAATGCGCGCCTGAACGGCATCGTCTCCGGCATGGCGCTGGAAACGGCACCCGGCTTTCATTCCGATTCCTTCCGCAAGCACGGACCTTTCGACCTCATCATCGCCAACATTCTGGCGCGTCCGCTGATCAAGATGGCGCCGCAACTGGTGACGCATCTGGCACCCGGCGGCACCGTCATCCTGTCCGGCATTCTGGCGTCGCAACGCTGGAAGGTGCTGTCGGCCTATAACGGCATGCACCTCAGCCACGTCAGAACCATCTGGCGCAATGGCTGGGTCACGATCCATCTGCGTCGCGACTGA
- a CDS encoding SCO family protein → MKNFRIALWGAVVVLMGVMAWLTMELTKSRDQMVEEVYGTPFQLVAQNGQPITEKAFQGKPTALFFGFTHCPEVCPTTLFELNGWMEKVDPAGDKMQAYFVSVDPERDTPEILNQYISNVSKRITGITGVPDKIAETLKGYRIYAKKVPVDDKDPSGEYTMDHTASVILLDAKGRFAGTIAYGENPDTAVQKLQNLTKT, encoded by the coding sequence ATGAAAAATTTTCGCATTGCGCTTTGGGGTGCCGTGGTCGTGTTGATGGGCGTTATGGCCTGGCTAACGATGGAACTGACCAAGAGCCGCGACCAGATGGTCGAGGAAGTCTACGGCACGCCTTTCCAGCTGGTTGCGCAAAACGGCCAGCCAATTACCGAAAAAGCCTTTCAGGGCAAGCCGACCGCGCTGTTTTTCGGCTTTACCCATTGCCCGGAAGTCTGCCCCACCACCTTGTTCGAGTTGAATGGCTGGATGGAGAAGGTCGATCCGGCAGGCGACAAGATGCAGGCCTATTTCGTCTCGGTCGATCCTGAGCGCGATACGCCTGAAATTCTCAACCAGTACATCTCCAATGTCTCCAAGCGCATCACCGGCATCACCGGCGTGCCGGATAAGATTGCCGAGACGTTGAAGGGTTACCGCATCTACGCCAAGAAGGTGCCGGTGGACGACAAGGACCCGAGCGGCGAATACACCATGGATCATACCGCCTCTGTCATTCTGCTCGACGCAAAGGGACGCTTCGCCGGAACCATTGCCTACGGCGAAAATCCCGATACGGCGGTGCAGAAACTGCAAAATCTGACGAAGACCTGA
- a CDS encoding chemotaxis protein CheW codes for MSNAIKQSGAYLEIVSFHLGDQEFCIDIMAIREIRGWAPVTPMPHTPPYVLGLINLRGAVIPVIDMACRLGMKMTEPSERSAIIVTDIGGKLVGLLVEQVSDMMTIKSEDLQPAPEIIPEEQRNFCRGIVALEKSMVCFLNLDTVIADELSREAA; via the coding sequence ATGTCGAACGCCATCAAACAATCCGGCGCATATCTGGAAATCGTGTCCTTTCATCTCGGCGATCAGGAATTCTGCATCGACATCATGGCGATCCGCGAAATTCGCGGTTGGGCGCCGGTGACACCGATGCCACACACACCGCCTTACGTTCTCGGCCTCATCAACCTTCGCGGCGCAGTTATTCCCGTCATCGACATGGCATGCCGTCTGGGCATGAAGATGACCGAACCATCCGAGCGCTCCGCCATCATCGTCACCGACATCGGCGGCAAGTTGGTCGGCCTTCTGGTCGAACAGGTCTCCGACATGATGACCATCAAATCCGAAGACCTTCAGCCAGCACCTGAAATCATCCCCGAAGAGCAGCGCAACTTCTGCCGCGGCATCGTGGCACTGGAAAAGAGCATGGTCTGCTTCCTCAACCTCGACACCGTCATCGCCGACGAGCTTTCGCGCGAAGCCGCTTGA
- a CDS encoding CreA family protein yields MAKAFRSLVVAGLALLPVAAVAQVVGKVGVDWTGNDIVVEAIADPKVKGVTCHVTYFDRGVIDRLKNGNWFEDPSNNAISCSQTGPVEVGDIDLDKEGEEVFRQGMSLVWKKMVVNRIYDKANDTLVYLVHTRELTDGSAKMAISTVPLYGQTVTWAKGKP; encoded by the coding sequence ATGGCTAAAGCGTTTCGTTCTCTGGTGGTTGCGGGCCTTGCCCTGTTGCCGGTTGCCGCAGTTGCGCAGGTTGTTGGCAAGGTCGGTGTGGACTGGACCGGCAACGACATCGTGGTCGAGGCCATCGCAGATCCCAAGGTCAAGGGCGTGACCTGCCACGTTACCTATTTCGACCGTGGTGTGATTGACCGTTTGAAAAACGGCAACTGGTTCGAAGACCCTTCCAACAACGCGATTTCCTGCAGCCAGACCGGTCCGGTCGAGGTGGGCGATATCGACCTGGACAAGGAGGGCGAGGAAGTCTTCCGGCAGGGTATGTCGCTCGTTTGGAAGAAGATGGTCGTTAACCGGATTTACGACAAGGCCAACGACACGCTGGTCTACCTCGTTCACACCCGCGAATTGACGGATGGTTCCGCCAAGATGGCGATTTCCACGGTGCCGCTTTATGGGCAGACGGTGACGTGGGCGAAGGGCAAGCCTTGA
- a CDS encoding 3'-5' exonuclease, producing MKTIAIDFETANEERGSACSVGLAWIEDGRIVRVEERLIRPRDMRFSPFNVAIHGIRPGDVEDAPEFPEVMDEFIDDLRDSTMIAHNAAFDFSVMRASFDKYRQSYPQLSYFCSVKMSQRVWPSLPSHKLNIIAHHLQLRFVHHNAAEDAVVCAAASIAAAKALAVEHIHHIPEKIGMVAGRLHATGYAPCTMRKR from the coding sequence TTGAAGACCATCGCCATCGATTTTGAAACCGCCAATGAAGAGCGTGGCAGCGCTTGCTCCGTTGGATTGGCGTGGATCGAGGATGGACGGATCGTGCGGGTGGAAGAGCGGTTGATCCGCCCGAGGGATATGCGGTTTTCCCCGTTCAACGTTGCCATCCACGGCATTAGACCCGGCGACGTGGAAGACGCGCCGGAATTTCCCGAGGTGATGGACGAGTTCATCGATGATCTCCGCGATTCGACGATGATTGCGCACAACGCGGCCTTCGATTTCAGCGTCATGCGGGCGAGTTTCGATAAGTATCGCCAGAGCTATCCGCAGCTTTCCTATTTTTGCAGCGTGAAGATGTCGCAACGCGTCTGGCCGTCGCTGCCATCGCACAAGCTCAATATCATTGCTCACCATCTGCAATTGCGCTTCGTGCACCACAATGCTGCCGAAGACGCCGTTGTCTGCGCGGCGGCATCGATTGCGGCGGCCAAAGCGCTTGCCGTCGAGCACATCCACCACATCCCCGAAAAGATCGGCATGGTGGCCGGGCGGCTACACGCCACAGGCTACGCGCCCTGCACCATGAGAAAACGCTGA
- a CDS encoding DMT family transporter, with protein sequence MNASEWALLVALSILWGGSFFFVGIAVKELPPVTIVTLRVSIAALALLTVCRIMGYRMPKAPQVLRAFFGMGLLNNIIPFCLIVWGQTHIASGVASILNATTPLFTVIVAHLLTNDEKLTINKLAGIIIGFAGVATMIGPAALTGESSSLWGQLAILGAAISYAFAGIFGRRFKTMGVPPLVTATGQISASSIMLIPLALIIDQPWSLAMPSGEVWAALLGIALLSTALAYLIFFRILSSAGATNLALVTFLIPVSAILLGSLVLGEQLEAKHFIGIAMIAGGLVAIDGRVFRKKISEKVL encoded by the coding sequence ATGAATGCGAGTGAATGGGCATTGCTGGTTGCCTTGTCGATCCTGTGGGGCGGATCGTTCTTCTTCGTCGGCATCGCGGTGAAAGAACTCCCGCCCGTCACCATCGTGACATTGCGCGTCTCGATCGCAGCACTTGCCCTGCTCACCGTCTGCCGCATTATGGGCTATCGCATGCCCAAAGCGCCCCAGGTGTTGCGCGCCTTCTTCGGCATGGGTCTGCTCAACAACATCATTCCCTTCTGCCTCATCGTCTGGGGCCAGACCCATATCGCCAGCGGCGTCGCCTCCATTCTCAACGCCACCACACCGCTTTTCACCGTCATCGTTGCACATCTGCTGACGAACGATGAAAAGCTGACCATCAACAAGCTGGCAGGCATCATCATCGGTTTCGCCGGTGTCGCCACCATGATCGGCCCGGCGGCACTGACCGGCGAAAGCTCCAGCCTCTGGGGCCAACTCGCCATTCTCGGCGCGGCAATCTCCTACGCCTTCGCCGGTATCTTCGGCCGTCGCTTCAAAACCATGGGCGTACCACCGCTCGTCACCGCCACCGGGCAGATTTCCGCATCCTCCATCATGCTCATTCCGCTGGCCCTCATCATCGACCAGCCGTGGTCGCTCGCCATGCCAAGCGGCGAAGTCTGGGCCGCCCTGCTCGGCATCGCCCTCCTCTCCACAGCCCTCGCCTACCTCATCTTCTTCCGCATCCTCTCCTCAGCAGGCGCCACGAACCTGGCGCTTGTCACCTTCCTCATCCCTGTCAGCGCCATTCTGCTGGGCTCTCTTGTGCTGGGCGAACAGTTGGAAGCGAAACATTTCATCGGCATTGCAATGATAGCTGGTGGATTGGTCGCGATTGATGGGCGGGTGTTTCGCAAAAAAATATCCGAGAAGGTGCTGTAA
- the ligA gene encoding NAD-dependent DNA ligase LigA, whose product MSQDQTPVEKLSELEASAELAFLAAELARHDALYHGNDAPEVSDAEYDALKRRNDAIEAAFPDLVRADSPSKKVGFAPLPTFAPIVHARPMLSLGNAFSDEDVQDFVASVYRFLGNLPDDSIAFTAEPKIDGLSMSIRYENGKLKTAATRGDGTTGENVTANILTITEIPNSLPKGVPDVVEVRGEVYMAKSDFLALNAQMEAEGKQTYVNPRNTASGSLRQLDATVTAKRKLRFFAYALGEVSDGGQPTRIADTQFGIVEKFREWGFPVNPFMKRFTSAQQLIEHYQEIGIARPDLDYDIDGVVYKVDRLDLQERLGFRSRSPRWATAHKFPAEQAFTTVEKIEIQVGRTGALTPVARLTPITVGGVVVTNATLHNADYIEGIGNNGERIRPEDHDIRVGDTVIVQRAGDVIPQVLDVLLEKRAADSVAYEFPRKCPVCGSHAVRERNEKTGKLDSVTRCTGGFVCRAQAMEHLKHFVSRNAFDIEGLGTKQIDFFFESEDPALSVKTAPDIFTLKKRQEDSHLTKLENIDGFGKTSVKKLFDAIDARREIDLNRLIFALGIRHVGETTAKLLARSYGTYQHFEEAMKAAADVTGDAWNELNSIDGIGEVVARAIVEFYKEPRNLDVIDRLMKELRPKEAEQPTTDGSPVAGKTVVFTGSLVKFTRDEAKARAESLGAKVAGSVSKKTDYVVAGPGAGSKLDKARELGVQTMDEDEWLALIAG is encoded by the coding sequence ATGTCCCAAGACCAGACCCCTGTTGAAAAACTGTCCGAGCTTGAGGCGTCTGCCGAGCTTGCCTTTCTGGCAGCAGAGCTTGCGAGGCATGATGCGCTCTATCACGGCAATGATGCGCCTGAAGTATCGGACGCCGAATATGATGCGCTGAAGCGCCGCAACGACGCCATCGAGGCGGCGTTCCCCGATCTTGTCAGGGCGGACAGCCCATCGAAGAAAGTCGGCTTTGCGCCTCTGCCTACCTTCGCGCCCATCGTCCATGCGCGGCCCATGCTGTCGCTCGGCAATGCGTTTTCCGATGAAGACGTGCAGGACTTCGTGGCATCGGTCTATCGCTTCCTCGGCAACCTGCCGGATGATTCGATTGCCTTTACCGCGGAGCCGAAGATCGACGGCCTCTCGATGTCGATCCGCTACGAGAACGGCAAGCTGAAAACGGCGGCGACCCGTGGCGATGGCACGACGGGCGAGAACGTGACCGCCAATATCCTGACCATCACGGAAATCCCTAACAGCTTGCCCAAGGGCGTGCCTGACGTGGTGGAGGTGCGCGGTGAGGTCTATATGGCCAAGAGCGATTTTCTGGCACTGAACGCGCAGATGGAAGCCGAGGGCAAGCAGACCTACGTCAACCCGCGCAACACGGCCTCCGGCTCGCTGCGGCAGTTGGATGCGACTGTGACAGCCAAGCGCAAGCTGCGTTTCTTCGCCTATGCCTTGGGTGAGGTATCCGATGGCGGCCAGCCGACGCGCATTGCCGATACGCAATTCGGCATCGTGGAAAAATTCAGGGAATGGGGCTTTCCGGTGAACCCCTTCATGAAGCGATTCACTTCCGCCCAGCAACTGATTGAACACTATCAGGAAATCGGCATCGCGAGACCTGATCTCGATTACGATATCGATGGCGTTGTCTACAAGGTCGACCGTCTGGATTTGCAGGAACGCCTTGGCTTCCGATCCCGCAGCCCGCGCTGGGCGACCGCGCATAAGTTCCCGGCGGAACAGGCTTTCACGACTGTCGAAAAGATCGAGATACAGGTTGGCCGCACCGGTGCCTTGACGCCGGTTGCGCGGCTGACGCCGATCACGGTCGGCGGTGTCGTCGTCACCAACGCCACGCTGCACAATGCCGATTACATCGAAGGCATTGGCAATAATGGCGAGCGCATTCGCCCCGAGGATCACGATATCCGCGTGGGTGATACGGTTATTGTGCAGCGGGCGGGGGATGTCATTCCGCAGGTGCTGGATGTTCTGCTGGAAAAGCGGGCGGCGGATTCAGTGGCCTATGAGTTCCCTAGGAAATGCCCGGTCTGCGGCAGTCACGCCGTGCGTGAGCGCAATGAGAAAACCGGCAAGCTGGATTCGGTGACCCGCTGCACCGGTGGTTTCGTGTGCCGTGCGCAGGCGATGGAGCATCTCAAGCATTTCGTCTCGCGCAACGCCTTCGATATTGAAGGTCTCGGCACCAAGCAGATCGATTTCTTCTTCGAAAGCGAAGATCCGGCCCTTTCGGTGAAAACCGCACCTGACATCTTCACACTGAAAAAGCGGCAGGAAGATTCGCACCTCACAAAGCTTGAGAACATAGACGGCTTCGGCAAGACCAGCGTCAAGAAGCTGTTCGACGCCATTGATGCGCGCCGTGAGATCGACCTTAACAGGCTGATCTTCGCGCTCGGCATCCGCCATGTGGGCGAGACGACGGCGAAACTGCTGGCGCGCAGCTATGGCACCTATCAGCATTTCGAAGAAGCGATGAAGGCCGCCGCTGACGTGACCGGTGATGCCTGGAACGAGCTCAACAGCATCGACGGCATTGGCGAAGTCGTGGCCCGGGCCATCGTGGAGTTCTACAAGGAGCCACGTAACCTCGACGTCATCGACCGGCTGATGAAAGAGCTGCGCCCGAAGGAAGCCGAACAGCCGACGACGGACGGCAGCCCGGTGGCAGGCAAAACGGTAGTCTTCACAGGTTCACTTGTGAAATTCACCCGCGACGAAGCAAAGGCCCGTGCCGAAAGCCTCGGTGCCAAGGTGGCTGGTTCCGTGTCCAAAAAGACGGACTACGTGGTGGCCGGACCGGGTGCGGGCTCCAAGCTGGACAAGGCGCGAGAGCTTGGCGTGCAGACGATGGATGAGGATGAGTGGCTGGCGCTGATTGCGGGGTAG
- a CDS encoding LysE family translocator, with the protein MDMTTLIAFAAAFFVFAASPGPDNMTIVARTITHGAASGLAYGAGTVAGILIFLTLAAFGLSILAAEMGTVMTVLRYAGAAYLIWMGIKLWTAEPVVPELQAVKARGNLLSIFATGMALNLGNPKMPLFYVALLPNVVGASLTVDHLAALAGVILTVEALVIGGHVALAVRARTLLRSEKIVRRVNRTAGGVMIGSGVAVAVSR; encoded by the coding sequence ATGGACATGACGACGCTCATCGCATTCGCCGCCGCCTTCTTCGTTTTTGCCGCCAGTCCCGGCCCTGACAATATGACCATCGTCGCTCGCACGATAACCCACGGTGCGGCATCCGGCCTTGCCTATGGCGCCGGAACCGTCGCAGGCATCCTCATCTTCCTGACGCTGGCCGCATTCGGCTTATCCATCCTTGCCGCCGAAATGGGAACGGTGATGACGGTCCTGCGATATGCGGGCGCGGCCTATCTGATCTGGATGGGCATCAAACTATGGACGGCGGAACCCGTGGTGCCGGAATTGCAAGCCGTGAAGGCGCGCGGCAACCTGTTGTCGATCTTCGCGACCGGCATGGCGCTCAACCTCGGCAATCCGAAAATGCCGCTGTTTTATGTGGCGCTGCTGCCGAACGTGGTCGGAGCCTCGCTGACGGTGGATCATCTCGCCGCGCTGGCGGGTGTCATCCTGACTGTTGAAGCCCTCGTCATCGGCGGCCATGTCGCACTCGCCGTGCGCGCCCGCACATTGCTGCGCTCTGAAAAGATCGTGCGGCGCGTCAATCGCACCGCAGGTGGCGTGATGATCGGTTCTGGGGTTGCGGTGGCGGTCAGCCGTTAA